Proteins encoded in a region of the Suricata suricatta isolate VVHF042 chromosome 10, meerkat_22Aug2017_6uvM2_HiC, whole genome shotgun sequence genome:
- the LOC115304940 gene encoding ATR-interacting protein-like encodes MYITSRPDKVASETQWLQLEQEAVWLLAKLGVQSPASPVTGSNCQCNVEVVRALTVMLHRQWLTVRRTGGAPRTEQQKQTMRCLRDTVLLLHSLSQKDKLFTVHSVEVLHQYDQVMPGVSMLIRGLPDVTDCEEAALDDLCAAETDVEDPEMDCS; translated from the coding sequence ATGTACATCACGTCAAGGCCCGATAAAGTGGCCTCGGAGACACAGTGGCTTCAACTAGAACAAGAGGCCGTGTGGCTCCTGGCTAAGCTCGGTGTGCAGAGCCCTGCCTCCCCGGTCACTGGCTCTAACTGCCAGTGCAACGTGGAGGTGGTCAGAGCGCTCACGGTGATGCTGCACAGACAGTGGCTGACAGTGCGGAGGACAGGGGGGGCCCCGAGGACTGAGCAGCAAAAGCAGACAATGCGGTGTCTGCGGGACACAGTGTTGCTGCTGCACAGCCTCTCCCAGAAGGACAAGCTCTTCACTGTGCACTCTGTAGAGGTCCTGCATCAGTATGACCAGGTGATGCCAGGGGTCAGCATGCTGATTCGAGGGCTTCCTGATGTGACAGACTGTGAAGAGGCAGCCCTGGATGACCTTTGTGCTGCTGAAACGGATGTGGAAGACCCCGAGATGGACTGTAGCTGA